A single region of the Streptomyces sp. ITFR-16 genome encodes:
- a CDS encoding serpin family protein, translated as MAHSVVRGTGPAADRARAVQRFGERWLRDPAGPGGGGSFVCSPAGLWLALASVAAGARGESARELRAALGTAGREAADAVTAGARELAGTDALGVATRVWSRAPLHREYREALPDVGFGPMEDAEEIDAWVREATGGLIGRLPLSLDDSMLLVLVNVLALKARWEDPFDRERTRDRPFTDAAGTCREVPTMHGDPAPWDVWMAGGTFVVELRCRTGRAGSAPARVRLVLGRPGEGAADVLTAAWAPAEARTRLDADAVSIAVPRFTLRTNIQVTDHLPGLGIRLSTTAAADFSGLSPVPLMISQVVQEAVVKVAEEGVEAAAVTVLAAPAGAAPPPPRRVLHLAFDRPFGIVVLDGAGELPLFAGWQADIPAGG; from the coding sequence GTGGCGCATTCGGTGGTGCGGGGGACGGGACCGGCGGCGGACAGGGCCCGGGCGGTCCAGCGGTTCGGCGAGCGGTGGCTGCGGGATCCGGCCGGGCCGGGCGGCGGCGGGAGCTTCGTGTGCTCGCCGGCCGGGCTGTGGCTGGCCCTGGCCTCGGTCGCGGCGGGCGCGCGCGGGGAGAGTGCCCGGGAGCTGCGGGCGGCGCTCGGGACGGCCGGGCGGGAGGCGGCCGACGCCGTGACGGCCGGGGCGCGCGAGCTGGCGGGCACCGACGCGCTGGGCGTGGCCACCCGGGTGTGGAGCCGGGCGCCCCTGCACCGGGAGTACCGCGAGGCCCTGCCGGACGTGGGGTTCGGGCCGATGGAGGACGCCGAGGAGATCGACGCCTGGGTGCGCGAGGCCACCGGCGGGCTGATCGGCCGGCTGCCGCTGTCCCTCGATGACAGCATGCTGCTGGTGCTCGTCAACGTCCTGGCGCTGAAGGCGCGCTGGGAGGACCCGTTCGACCGCGAGCGCACCCGCGACCGGCCCTTCACCGACGCGGCCGGGACCTGCCGGGAGGTGCCGACCATGCACGGCGACCCGGCCCCCTGGGACGTCTGGATGGCCGGGGGCACGTTCGTCGTGGAGCTGCGCTGCCGCACGGGCCGGGCCGGGAGCGCCCCGGCCCGGGTCCGGCTGGTGCTGGGCCGGCCGGGCGAGGGGGCGGCGGACGTGCTGACCGCGGCCTGGGCGCCGGCGGAGGCGCGCACCCGGCTCGACGCGGACGCCGTGAGCATCGCGGTCCCGCGCTTCACCCTTCGCACGAACATCCAGGTCACCGACCACTTGCCGGGGCTCGGCATCCGGCTCTCCACGACCGCGGCCGCCGACTTCTCGGGGCTCTCGCCCGTCCCGCTGATGATCTCCCAGGTGGTGCAGGAGGCCGTGGTGAAGGTGGCCGAGGAGGGGGTGGAGGCCGCGGCCGTGACGGTCCTGGCGGCCCCGGCCGGCGCGGCGCCCCCGCCGCCCCGGCGCGTCCTGCACCTCGCCTTCGACCGGCCGTTCGGCATCGTCGTGCTGGACGGCGCCGGTGAACTCCCGCTCTTCGCGGGCTGGCAGGCGGACATCCCGGCCGGGGGCTGA
- a CDS encoding DUF2330 domain-containing protein, which produces MVLSLQLGSLIAPAYACGCGAMVVDRNSTVSVDRETSVVDWDGTTEQIVMQLTVRGNAPDAAWIMPVPHRATVKLGDASLFSDLRALTAPVTETRHYFWPREKDWPFGGSGHGSGDGAAAPSAGAPVQVVGRERLGPFDVARLAATDPAALENWLSENGFELPDRLAGALRPYVEQKWEYVAVRLAPQESGGALRGTLDPLRLKFASDRLVYPMRLSKLATTAQSLGLYVLADHRMEPRGTIGGLPPEVTYADRFDPAEEAYPALEAMTGGKPVFVTAIDQSFPRPSQIDGDHELRATAADTPYRTVRYRDELLTVGPMPAWVLSLLGVVAVAAAVLLLTARARRRRPVLPPPPVTVPPPLVR; this is translated from the coding sequence ATGGTGCTGTCGTTGCAGCTGGGGTCGCTGATCGCACCGGCGTACGCCTGTGGCTGCGGGGCGATGGTCGTGGACCGGAACAGCACGGTCTCCGTCGACCGGGAGACGTCCGTCGTCGACTGGGACGGCACCACCGAACAGATCGTCATGCAGCTCACGGTGCGCGGGAACGCGCCGGACGCGGCCTGGATCATGCCCGTGCCGCACCGCGCCACGGTGAAGCTCGGCGACGCCTCGCTCTTCTCGGACCTGCGGGCCCTCACCGCACCCGTGACCGAGACCCGGCACTACTTCTGGCCGCGCGAGAAGGACTGGCCGTTCGGCGGTTCGGGCCACGGCTCCGGTGACGGCGCGGCGGCCCCCTCGGCGGGCGCACCCGTCCAGGTGGTCGGCCGCGAGCGGCTCGGCCCCTTCGACGTGGCCCGGCTCGCGGCGACCGACCCGGCGGCCCTGGAGAACTGGCTGAGCGAGAACGGCTTCGAACTCCCCGACCGGCTCGCCGGGGCGCTGCGCCCCTACGTCGAGCAGAAGTGGGAGTACGTGGCGGTGCGGCTCGCGCCCCAGGAGAGCGGCGGCGCGCTGCGGGGCACGCTGGACCCGCTGCGCCTGAAGTTCGCCAGCGACCGGCTGGTCTACCCGATGCGCCTGTCGAAGCTGGCCACGACCGCGCAGTCGCTGGGGCTGTACGTCCTGGCGGACCACCGCATGGAGCCGCGCGGCACGATCGGCGGGCTGCCGCCGGAGGTGACGTACGCGGACCGGTTCGACCCCGCCGAGGAGGCCTACCCGGCCCTGGAGGCGATGACGGGCGGGAAACCGGTCTTCGTCACGGCGATCGACCAGTCGTTCCCCCGGCCCTCGCAGATCGACGGCGACCACGAACTGCGGGCGACGGCGGCGGACACCCCGTACCGCACGGTCCGCTACCGGGACGAACTGCTGACCGTGGGCCCCATGCCCGCCTGGGTGCTCTCGCTGCTCGGCGTGGTGGCGGTGGCGGCCGCGGTGCTGCTGCTGACGGCCCGGGCCCGGCGGCGGCGCCCGGTGCTCCCGCCGCCCCCGGTCACCGTGCCACCGCCGCTGGTGCGCTGA
- a CDS encoding bifunctional glycosyltransferase 87/phosphatase PAP2 family protein — MLWLVVAALAVRQMAVVLRQPPGERLTDLETWIGENGVLHVTGSLYDTDRFTGTPFAGLVLKPLTRTAEQSLGVAWTFGSLLLVAALGVIAARALPTPVGRRTALFAAPVAISLLMLSLPVRNALHLGQVSILPVLLVLVGLFVVRGERAAGVLIGVAAALQPTVLLFAVLLLLTGRRRAAVTGGAAFAACTALAWAAMPHDSWTYWVHHVAGAGLGDQADSLANQSLHGALLRLGLAGPLEIVLFVALAAAVCFIGLRRAVRYARDGQLLLAVAVTGCVAVAVSPTAWQHQLLWVLLAVVGRVGRRASDRMVWPAVVVLVITLPGTMLLPNIEAVFPVRDNVLLIAALGAACAAPFLPRTSPYWQHPVPTAYAVPVRARWKRVPLVPFWRRVLSRPNLLLELLLIRVVYSAYAHVRLAATAGRATAEHHGRQVHALERWLHIDIEHWANHAVVGVGWLRGFFDYYYSTFHFIVPLSILAVLYVRRPADYRWARSSIGFATLLALVGFWLYPLAPPRLMPGLGFIDTVHGVQDFAKPDYGSLTAMTNQYAAMPSLHFGWSLWCGVVIVLLAPKTWMKVLGLLHPLFTVSAIVATANHWVLDAVGGAAVVALGFGLTYVLAGPRRLREPAPGGMRAPEEAVPEPAGEAVAAKP, encoded by the coding sequence GTGCTCTGGCTGGTCGTGGCGGCGCTGGCCGTCCGGCAGATGGCGGTGGTGCTGCGGCAGCCACCCGGCGAACGGCTCACCGATCTGGAGACCTGGATCGGTGAGAACGGTGTGCTTCATGTGACGGGCTCGCTGTACGACACCGACCGGTTCACCGGGACCCCCTTCGCCGGGCTGGTCCTGAAGCCACTGACCCGCACGGCCGAACAGAGCCTCGGCGTCGCCTGGACGTTCGGCTCGCTGCTGCTGGTCGCCGCGCTCGGCGTCATCGCGGCGCGCGCCCTGCCCACGCCGGTCGGCCGGCGCACGGCGCTGTTCGCCGCGCCCGTCGCGATCAGCCTGCTGATGCTCTCGCTGCCGGTGCGCAACGCCCTGCACCTGGGCCAGGTCAGCATCCTGCCGGTGCTCCTGGTCCTGGTCGGCCTCTTCGTCGTCCGGGGCGAACGCGCGGCGGGCGTCCTGATCGGGGTGGCCGCCGCGCTCCAGCCGACCGTGCTGCTGTTCGCCGTGCTCCTGCTCCTCACCGGCAGACGCCGGGCGGCGGTGACCGGCGGCGCCGCGTTCGCCGCCTGCACGGCGCTTGCCTGGGCCGCGATGCCGCACGACTCGTGGACGTACTGGGTGCACCACGTCGCCGGGGCCGGGCTCGGCGACCAGGCGGACAGCCTCGCCAACCAGTCCCTGCACGGTGCGCTGCTCCGCCTCGGCCTGGCAGGACCGCTGGAGATCGTGCTGTTCGTGGCGCTGGCCGCCGCCGTCTGCTTCATCGGCCTGCGCCGCGCCGTACGGTACGCGCGCGACGGGCAGCTCCTGCTCGCCGTCGCCGTGACCGGCTGTGTCGCCGTCGCGGTGTCCCCGACCGCCTGGCAGCACCAGCTGCTCTGGGTGCTGCTCGCCGTGGTCGGCCGGGTCGGCAGGCGGGCCTCGGACCGGATGGTGTGGCCGGCCGTCGTGGTCCTCGTGATCACCCTGCCGGGCACGATGCTGCTGCCCAACATCGAGGCGGTCTTCCCGGTCCGGGACAACGTGCTGCTGATCGCCGCGCTCGGGGCCGCGTGCGCCGCCCCGTTCCTGCCGCGCACCTCCCCCTACTGGCAGCATCCCGTCCCCACGGCGTACGCGGTCCCGGTGCGGGCCCGCTGGAAACGGGTGCCGCTGGTGCCGTTCTGGCGGCGGGTGCTCAGCCGCCCCAACCTGCTGCTGGAACTCCTGCTGATCCGGGTCGTCTACTCCGCGTACGCCCATGTCCGGCTGGCCGCGACGGCGGGACGGGCCACCGCCGAGCACCACGGCCGCCAGGTCCACGCGCTGGAGCGGTGGCTGCACATCGACATCGAGCACTGGGCCAACCACGCGGTCGTCGGCGTCGGGTGGCTGCGTGGCTTCTTCGACTACTACTACTCGACGTTCCACTTCATCGTGCCGCTGTCGATCCTCGCGGTGCTCTACGTGCGCCGCCCCGCCGACTACCGCTGGGCGCGCAGCTCCATCGGCTTCGCCACCCTGCTGGCCCTGGTCGGCTTCTGGCTCTACCCGCTGGCCCCGCCCCGGCTGATGCCGGGGCTCGGCTTCATCGACACGGTCCACGGCGTCCAGGACTTCGCGAAGCCCGACTACGGCTCGCTGACCGCGATGACCAACCAGTACGCGGCGATGCCCTCGCTGCACTTCGGCTGGTCCCTGTGGTGCGGCGTGGTGATCGTGCTGCTCGCCCCGAAGACGTGGATGAAGGTGCTGGGGCTGCTGCACCCGCTGTTCACGGTCTCCGCGATCGTCGCGACCGCCAACCACTGGGTGCTCGACGCGGTCGGCGGGGCAGCAGTGGTCGCCCTCGGCTTCGGCCTCACCTACGTCCTGGCCGGGCCGCGCCGGCTCCGGGAACCCGCGCCGGGCGGCATGCGCGCGCCGGAGGAAGCGGTGCCGGAGCCGGCCGGGGAGGCCGTGGCCGCCAAGCCCTGA
- a CDS encoding AEC family transporter: MHALLSGFAPIWVLTGIGYAVARGGLLGEHAERVLGRFVFHVAMPAALFTVVAGSRPADFAHPSMVAFAAGTALVCALGFLAARRLFGRGLADAAIGSMASGYVNSANLGIPVAVQVLGDASFVAQVILFQVLVVSPVILTLLDSGTRTDGGPADARPGAGLRRMLTMPVRNPIIMASLLGVAVSATGLRLPAALGHSCDVLGAAAVPTALITLGLSLHGGPGGASRGRGGPRRPSRSG, translated from the coding sequence ATGCATGCGCTGCTCTCCGGATTCGCCCCCATCTGGGTCCTGACGGGCATCGGTTACGCGGTCGCGCGCGGCGGCCTGCTCGGGGAGCACGCGGAGCGGGTGCTCGGCAGGTTCGTCTTCCATGTGGCCATGCCCGCCGCCCTGTTCACCGTGGTGGCAGGGTCCCGGCCGGCCGACTTCGCCCATCCCTCGATGGTCGCGTTCGCGGCGGGCACGGCCCTGGTCTGCGCGCTGGGGTTCCTGGCGGCCCGGCGGCTGTTCGGGCGCGGCCTGGCCGACGCGGCGATCGGCTCCATGGCCTCCGGTTACGTCAACTCCGCCAATCTGGGCATCCCGGTGGCGGTGCAGGTGCTCGGCGACGCCTCGTTCGTCGCCCAGGTCATCCTGTTCCAGGTGCTGGTGGTCTCACCGGTGATCCTCACGCTGCTGGACTCGGGTACGCGGACGGATGGCGGGCCCGCCGACGCGCGGCCCGGCGCCGGGCTGCGGCGGATGCTGACCATGCCCGTCCGCAACCCGATCATCATGGCCTCGCTGCTCGGGGTCGCCGTCTCCGCGACCGGGCTGCGGCTTCCGGCCGCCCTCGGCCACTCCTGCGACGTGCTGGGCGCGGCGGCCGTGCCGACGGCCCTGATCACGCTGGGCCTGTCGCTGCACGGCGGCCCGGGCGGCGCGAGCCGGGGGCGGGGCGGGCCGAGACGGCCGTCGCGGTCGGGCTGA
- a CDS encoding cytochrome P450, which yields MPCPHLPEGFDFTDPDLLQARVPHPEFARMRETAPVWWCTQPTGISGFDDAGYWAVTRHADVKYVSTHPELFSSHTNTAVIRFNETISRDQIDVQKLIMLNMDPPEHTRVRQIVQRGFTPRAVRSLEQALRSRARSIVETALAAADEDGSFDFVTNIAVELPLQAIAELIGVPQEDRSRIFDWSNKMAAYDDPEYAITEEIGAEAAMEIVSYSMNLAAARKECPAKDIVSQLVAAEGEGNLSSDEFGFFVILLAVAGNETTRNAISHGMHAFLTHPEQWELYKRERPGTTAEEIVRWATPVVSFQRTATQDVELGGQQIKKGDRVGLFYSSANNDPEVFDHPEDFDITRDPNPHLGFGGGGPHFCLGKSLAVMEIDLIFNAIADVLPGLRLTGDPRRLRSAWLNGIKQLRVSTPVA from the coding sequence ATGCCCTGCCCCCATCTGCCCGAAGGGTTCGACTTCACCGACCCCGACCTGCTCCAAGCCCGTGTTCCGCACCCCGAGTTCGCCCGGATGCGGGAGACCGCTCCGGTGTGGTGGTGCACCCAGCCCACCGGCATCTCCGGCTTCGACGACGCGGGGTACTGGGCCGTCACCCGGCACGCGGACGTCAAGTACGTTTCCACGCATCCCGAGTTGTTCTCCTCGCACACCAACACGGCCGTCATCCGCTTCAACGAGACGATCAGCCGTGACCAGATCGATGTCCAGAAGCTGATCATGCTGAACATGGACCCGCCCGAGCACACCCGGGTCCGCCAGATCGTGCAGCGCGGCTTCACCCCCCGCGCGGTCCGCTCCCTGGAGCAGGCGCTGCGCAGCCGGGCGCGCTCGATCGTCGAGACGGCGCTCGCCGCCGCCGACGAGGACGGCTCGTTCGACTTCGTGACCAACATCGCCGTCGAACTGCCGCTCCAGGCCATCGCCGAGCTCATCGGCGTCCCCCAGGAGGACCGGTCCCGGATCTTCGACTGGTCCAACAAGATGGCCGCGTACGACGATCCGGAGTACGCGATCACCGAGGAGATCGGCGCCGAGGCGGCCATGGAGATCGTCTCGTACTCGATGAACCTCGCGGCGGCGCGCAAGGAGTGCCCGGCCAAGGACATCGTCTCCCAGCTGGTCGCCGCCGAGGGCGAGGGCAACCTCTCCTCCGACGAGTTCGGCTTCTTCGTGATCCTGCTCGCCGTGGCCGGCAACGAGACCACCCGCAACGCCATCAGCCACGGCATGCACGCCTTCCTCACCCACCCCGAGCAGTGGGAGCTCTACAAGCGCGAGCGGCCGGGCACGACCGCCGAGGAGATCGTGCGCTGGGCGACCCCGGTGGTCTCCTTCCAGCGGACGGCCACCCAGGACGTCGAACTGGGCGGGCAGCAGATCAAGAAGGGCGACCGGGTCGGGCTGTTCTACTCCTCGGCCAACAACGACCCCGAGGTCTTCGACCACCCGGAGGACTTCGACATCACCCGCGACCCCAACCCGCACCTGGGCTTCGGCGGCGGCGGCCCGCACTTCTGCCTGGGCAAGTCCCTGGCCGTGATGGAGATCGACCTGATCTTCAACGCCATCGCGGACGTGCTGCCCGGCCTGCGGCTGACCGGGGACCCCCGGCGGCTGCGGTCGGCCTGGCTCAACGGCATCAAGCAGCTCCGGGTGAGCACCCCGGTCGCCTGA
- a CDS encoding steroid 3-ketoacyl-CoA thiolase, with product MAAEPVIVEAVRTPIGKRGGALANLHPAYLLGETYRELLGRTGIHADCVEQIVGGTVTHAGEQSMNPARNAWLTVGLPYETAATTVDCQCGSSQQASHMVANMITAGVIDVGISCGVEAMSRVPLGSGSKHGPGKPWPDEWNVDLPNQFEAAERIARKRGLTRERVDALGVRSQERAAAAWAEERFKRETYAVQVPTTEAEQAAGQGMWRLVDRDEGLRDTSMDALATLKPVMPTAIHTAGNSSQISDGACAIMWASKRMARALKLRPRARIVAQALVGSDPHFHLDGPIDATRAVLGKAGMSLRDIDLVEINEAFASVVLSWAQEFDRDLDGLAKVNVNGGAIALGHPVGATGARLITTALHELERGDKEFALITMCAGGALATGTIIQRL from the coding sequence ATGGCCGCGGAACCCGTCATCGTCGAAGCCGTACGCACCCCCATCGGCAAGCGCGGAGGCGCGCTCGCCAATCTGCACCCCGCCTATCTGCTGGGTGAGACCTACCGTGAACTTCTCGGCCGGACCGGCATCCACGCCGACTGCGTCGAACAGATCGTCGGCGGCACCGTCACCCACGCCGGCGAGCAGTCCATGAACCCCGCGCGCAACGCCTGGCTCACCGTGGGGCTTCCGTACGAGACCGCCGCGACGACCGTGGACTGTCAGTGCGGCTCCTCGCAGCAGGCCTCGCACATGGTCGCCAACATGATCACGGCCGGGGTGATCGACGTCGGCATCAGCTGCGGGGTCGAGGCCATGTCGCGCGTGCCGCTGGGCAGCGGCTCCAAGCACGGGCCCGGCAAGCCGTGGCCGGACGAGTGGAACGTGGATCTGCCCAACCAGTTCGAGGCCGCCGAGCGCATCGCCCGCAAGCGCGGCCTCACCCGCGAACGCGTGGACGCACTCGGCGTGCGCTCGCAGGAGAGGGCGGCCGCCGCCTGGGCCGAGGAGCGGTTCAAACGGGAGACGTACGCGGTCCAGGTGCCCACCACCGAGGCCGAACAGGCCGCCGGGCAGGGCATGTGGCGGCTCGTCGACCGGGACGAGGGGCTGCGCGACACCTCGATGGACGCGCTCGCCACGCTCAAGCCGGTGATGCCCACCGCCATCCACACCGCGGGCAACTCCAGCCAGATATCCGACGGCGCCTGCGCGATCATGTGGGCCTCCAAGCGGATGGCGCGGGCCCTCAAACTCAGGCCGAGGGCCCGGATCGTCGCGCAGGCGCTGGTCGGCTCCGACCCGCACTTCCATCTCGACGGCCCCATCGACGCCACCCGCGCGGTGCTCGGCAAGGCCGGGATGTCGCTCAGGGACATCGACCTCGTGGAGATCAACGAGGCGTTCGCGTCCGTGGTGCTCAGCTGGGCGCAGGAGTTCGACCGGGACCTCGACGGACTGGCGAAGGTCAACGTCAACGGCGGCGCGATCGCACTCGGCCACCCCGTCGGCGCCACCGGCGCCCGGCTGATCACCACGGCCCTGCACGAACTGGAGCGCGGGGACAAGGAGTTCGCCCTGATCACCATGTGCGCGGGCGGCGCCCTGGCCACCGGCACCATCATCCAGCGGCTCTAG
- a CDS encoding transglycosylase SLT domain-containing protein, with amino-acid sequence MSFARNLLAKPRNARRKSAVAGAAVLLSATGLGLGVSPAMAAPSAAPTSAAASAQDTAKQMIGDDAQFQCFSNIVSHESGWNPSATNASSGAYGLVQALPGSKMASAGADWQTNPSTQIKWGMDYMNSRYGSPCGAWSFWQANNWY; translated from the coding sequence GTGTCGTTCGCCCGTAACCTTCTCGCCAAGCCCCGCAACGCCCGTCGCAAGTCCGCAGTCGCCGGTGCGGCCGTGCTGCTGAGCGCCACCGGTCTGGGCCTGGGTGTCTCCCCGGCCATGGCGGCTCCGTCCGCCGCGCCGACGTCCGCCGCCGCGAGCGCCCAGGACACGGCGAAGCAGATGATCGGTGACGACGCGCAGTTCCAGTGCTTCAGCAACATCGTCAGCCACGAGAGCGGCTGGAACCCGAGCGCGACCAACGCCTCCTCCGGCGCGTACGGTCTGGTCCAGGCCCTGCCCGGTTCGAAGATGGCGTCCGCCGGTGCCGACTGGCAGACCAACCCCAGCACCCAGATCAAGTGGGGCATGGACTACATGAACTCCCGCTACGGCAGCCCGTGCGGCGCCTGGTCCTTCTGGCAGGCCAACAACTGGTACTGA